In one window of Haladaptatus sp. QDMS2 DNA:
- a CDS encoding DNA-directed RNA polymerase subunit epsilon gives MVDQPPIKSTEKDEFDTTDEQLDFRPSKSQELDHSPDAFTVGYDPTGSTRVGSGRSKGRTLRLIRLNEGRHHADGRHSIREAARDKKRIIQSFCSILEVTPHQQREAVAIIGRLNLDRFGQQKRLEKVALGIIRFVVDSDRERHFFEGQDPTKLNFRNVDLSRFPPKFAENPQYRALCKQYNLSGKDQYSISQLIKRELKRTGYFSRARSGRR, from the coding sequence ATGGTTGACCAACCACCAATAAAATCGACTGAAAAGGATGAGTTCGACACTACTGATGAACAACTCGATTTCAGACCTTCAAAATCACAAGAGCTGGACCATTCTCCAGACGCGTTTACCGTAGGCTATGATCCAACTGGCAGTACCCGCGTGGGAAGTGGTCGTTCGAAGGGACGGACGCTTCGACTAATTCGCCTAAACGAAGGCCGTCATCACGCAGATGGAAGGCATAGTATTCGTGAAGCAGCACGAGATAAAAAACGGATTATTCAGTCGTTTTGCTCAATTCTGGAAGTTACTCCGCACCAGCAACGTGAAGCGGTCGCAATCATTGGTCGACTCAATCTGGATAGATTCGGTCAACAAAAACGCCTCGAAAAAGTCGCCCTTGGAATTATTAGATTTGTCGTTGATAGTGACCGGGAACGTCACTTTTTCGAGGGGCAGGACCCCACAAAACTCAACTTCCGCAATGTAGACCTGTCTCGTTTCCCTCCTAAGTTCGCTGAGAATCCTCAGTACCGTGCACTCTGTAAGCAGTACAATCTCTCTGGAAAGGACCAGTATAGTATTTCCCAACTAATAAAACGAGAACTCAAACGTACTGGATATTTTTCTCGCGCCAGGTCAGGGCGACGTTGA